In a genomic window of Erigeron canadensis isolate Cc75 chromosome 5, C_canadensis_v1, whole genome shotgun sequence:
- the LOC122601507 gene encoding flocculation protein FLO11-like — protein sequence MCDFMLNIELFSLTDLVLCFDYIYQERIDTFFEENRRNKGGTPAEEGIPLAELFDVQITWQDEHDMPESGRVNKILERCDSLSFDKIGWENFATSSQRDSGSDVSEEQSAGSKNDQNDAFRDDETISLFQNDSPRETDAISSASSEHNSEVQYVSSRTQDEESKATVSRNSSSGDDTELHTGVSNAYFDFRGDSSPAHNVANQLAESRIQTDDSKATVSRDSSVGDNAEVDVGDPKIENEDSDASIDFGGDSLSGNRTGPQVVKSRRTRKQVEDSKTVLNRKSSSGDDSEIPSVSFRTRNEDSDISSDLRGDSSPGHDTDIQIAKSGRRKHDSKTDLNQESPSECNEEVQSPNLFTQIGDSKIANVSSDMRGDSSSGSDAETRSVGNRKPNDHSNTTATILPLLKKDSSSEDEAKVKSLNVMTHSEDSKSTAAIIRDLRNDSSSEDEAKIKSSNVTNQNQDSKPDSRRDSSSEDEAKVKSLDVTTDNDSKSTASIIPNLRSDSSSEDEAKVKSLKVTNDNENSISTAAIFPDPQRDSSSEDEDKVKSLNVTAHDEDSKSTALIFPDSRRDSSFEDEAKVKLLDVTTHNVDSKSTAFIIPDLRNDSSSEDEAKIKSLNLTTHNEDSKSTASMLPDSHRNSSSEDEATIHSVNVMTQNNDSKSTAAIFPNLRRDSSSEDETEVKSVNVMTHNEDSKIPGLFSDSRGGSSSGSDAENHSLNSRKQKEDSSSGDESKQHPVNVMPLNKDSETPAAFFNSRGDSSSESDAGIQSLNSKKQNKNHITTTAISSDLRQDSPSGDEDSIQSLNSITQNNASSDDDTMLQSIYSSTQSKESKTNAAISSDLKRDSSSGDDAEILHTTSHADLRRDSFSGDDAKIQFVNTETQNDESETNTAPSDLRDDSPSWRGEETNMNSRKSNESSKPDLSRDSLPGDDIQVRLANSIAHNVNSNSTSLSSDLRGDGAPRNDEEIRSASYTTLNEASKATASVSSDIRGDSPSPDDKEIQYLNAKTNDEDSKTDVSRNSSFGDDTEVPVVNSVTRNVDSTSASVSSNLRGDSSPRLDEEIRYVDSTTQNKVSKSTSDGDMETDLVNISTQNDDPKDAVSSDFKGDGSPSHNEQIQFVNSNTTDDVSLDLRREPLSGDDTEIQFVNIKTPNVDSKTAVVSSGFSSDDTSRHDAGIEPTNSRTQNDDSEAVLSRVSSSRDDAEIQFANPKSPIEDIEVGHSKPTSLSGSSSFRDDADIQPVKSGTKNEDSKTAPMSSHLSSESSFADDTKVQSKFRMQNEDIQSQVVSSQLRSESPPGDDTETWPIKSSLQNEDFKSADSFEGSEVNLSDHRDPIPRYMEDLDNESLSNNLDPVQDDDSIKDNPTHKD from the coding sequence ATGTGTGACTTCATGTTGAATATAGAGTTATTTTCATTAACTGATTTAGTCTTATGCTTTGACTATATATATCAGGAAAGAATTGATACCTTTTTCGAAGAAAATAGAAGAAATAAAGGGGGAACTCCTGCGGAAGAAGGAATACCTTTGGCTGAGCTCTTTGATGTGCAGATAACATGGCAGGATGAGCATGATATGCCTGAGTCTGGTCGTGTAAATAAGATCTTAGAGCGTTGCGATTCTTTGAGTTTTGATAAAATTGGATGGGAAAATTTTGCTACAAGTTCACAAAGAGATAGTGGCTCTGATGTATCTGAAGAACAGTCGGCTGGTAGCAAAAATGATCAAAATGATGCCTTTAGAGATGATGAAACTATCAGCCTATTTCAAAATGATTCTCCTCGTGAGACTGATGCCATATCCAGTGCCTCATCTGAACATAATTCAGAAGTTCAGTATGTAAGCTCCAGGACACAAGATGAGGAATCTAAAGCAACTGTGAGCAGGAATTCTTCATCTGGAGATGATACAGAACTTCATACAGGGGTTTCTAATGCATATTTTGATTTCAGAGGAGATTCTTCACCTGCACACAATGTAGCAAATCAATTGGCTGAGTCTAGGATACAAACTGATGATTCGAAAGCTACTGTAAGCAGGGATTCTTCAGTTGGAGATAATGCAGAAGTTGATGTTGGGGATCCTAAAATAGAAAATGAGGATTCTGATGCATCCATTGATTTTGGAGGCGATTCTTTATCTGGAAACAGGACAGGACCTCAAGTTGTTAAATCCAGGAGGACCAGGAAACAAGTAGAGGATTCCAAAACTGTCTTAAACAGAAAATCTTCCTCTGGAGATGACTCGGAAATTCCATCTGTGAGTTTTAGGACGCGGAATGAGGATTCAGATATATCCTCTGATTTGAGAGGCGATTCTTCACCCGGACATGATACAGACATTCAAATCGCTAAGTCTGGGAGACGAAAGCATGATTCTAAAACTGATTTGAACCAGGAATCTCCGTCTGAATGTAATGAAGAAGTTCAGTCTCCAAATTTATTCACACAGATCGGGGATTCTAAAATTGCTAATGTATCCTCTGATATGAGAGGTGATTCTTCATCTGGAAGTGATGCAGAAACTCGATCTGTAGGTAACCGAAAACCAAATGACCATTCTAACACTACTGCCACCATATTGCCTCTTTTGAAAAAGGATTCTTCGTCTGAAGATGAAGCAAAAGTTAAGTCGTTGAATGTTATGACACATAGTGAGGATTCTAAATCTACTGCAGCAATAATTCGTGATTTGAGAAACGATTCTTCCTCTGAAGATGAAGCGAAAATCAAGTCGTCGAATGTAACGAACCAAAATCAGGATTCTAAACCCGACTCAAGAAGGGATTCTTCGTCTGAAGATGAAGCAAAAGTTAAGTCGTTGGATGTAACGACTGATAATGATTCTAAATCTACTGCCTCCATAATCCCAAATTTGAGAAGTGATTCTTCCTCCGAAGATGAAGCGAAAGTTAAATCGTTGAAGGTAACGAATGATAATGAGAATTCTATATCTACTGCAGCCATATTCCCTGATCCACAAAGGGATTCTTCGTCTGAAGATGAAGACAAAGTCAAGTCATTGAATGTAACGGCTCATGATGAGGATTCAAAATCTACTGCCCTCATATTCCCTGATTCAAGAAGGGATTCGTCGTTTGAAGATGAAGCAAAAGTTAAGTTATTGGATGTAACGACTCATAATGTGGATTCTAAATCTACTGCCTTTATAATCCCTGATTTGAGAAATGATTCTTCCTCTGAAGATGAAGCAAAAATTAAATCATTGAATCTAACGACTCATAATGAGGATTCTAAGTCTACTGCCTCCATGTTACCTGATTCACACAGGAATTCTTCGTCTGAAGATGAAGCCACAATTCATTCAGTAAATGTTATGACTCAGAACAATGACTCTAAAAGTACTGCTGCCATATTCCCTAATTTGAGAAGGGATTCTTCGTCTGAAGATGAAACAGAAGTTAAGTCGGTGAATGTTATGACTCATAACGAGGATTCTAAAATTCCTGGTCTTTTCTCTGATTCAAGAGGCGGTTCTTCCTCTGGAAGTGATGCAGAAAATCACTCTCTCAATTCCAGAAAACAGAAAGAGGATTCTTCGTCTGGAGATGAATCAAAACAGCATCCCGTGAATGTTATGCCTCTTAATAAGGATTCTGAAACTCCAGCTGCTTTCTTCAATTCGAGGGGCGATTCATCATCTGAAAGTGATGCAGGAATACAATCTCTAaattccaagaaacagaataaGAATCATATAACTACTACTGCCATATCCTCGGATTTGAGACAGGACTCTCCATCTGGAGATGAAGACAGCATCCAGTCACTGAATTCTATCACTCAGAACAATGCTTCATCTGACGACGATACAATGCTTCAATCAATATATTCAAGTACTCAAAGTAAGGAGTCTAAAACTAATGCTGCAATATCATCTGATTTGAAAAGGGATTCTTCATCTGGAGATGATGCAGAAATTCTTCATACCACCTCACACGCTGATTTGAGAAGAGATTCTTTTTCTGGAGATGACGCAAAAATTCAGTTTGTGAATACCGAGACTCAAAATGATGAATCTGAAACTAATACCGCACCCTCTGATTTGAGGGATGATTCTCCATCTTGGCGTGGTGAAGAAACTAATATGAATTCTAGGAAATCGAATGAGAGTTCAAAGCCAGATCTTAGTAGGGATTCTTTGCCTGGAGATGACATACAAGTTCGGTTAGCGAATTCTATAGCTCATAATGTGAACTCTAATAGTACTTCTTTATCATCTGATTTAAGGGGTGACGGCGCACcaagaaatgatgaagaaatCCGTTCTGCAAGTTACACGACCCTTAATGAGGCATCTAAAGCTACTGCTTCTGTGTCCTCAGATATTAGAGGGGATTCTCCGTCTCCAGATGACAAGGAAATTCAGTATCTGAATGCCAAGACCAATGACGAGGATTCTAAAACGGATGTGAGCAGGAATTCTTCATTTGGGGATGATACAGAAGTCCCGGTTGTGAATTCTGTTACTCGTAATGTGGATTCTACAAGTGCTTCTGTATCATCAAATTTGAGAGGCGATAGTTCACCTAGACTTGACGAAGAAATTCGTTACGTGGATTCCACGACACAAAACAAGGTTTCCAAATCTACTTCTGACGGTGACATGGAAACTGATTTGGTAAATATCAGTACTCAAAATGATGATCCTAAAGATGCTGTATCTTCTGATTTCAAGGGTGATGGTTCGCCTAGCCATAATGAACAAATTCAGTTTGTGAATTCTAATACCACTGATGATGTGTCCCTTGATCTGAGAAGGGAACCTTTGTCTGGAGATGACACGGAAATTCAATTTGTGAATATCAAAACTCCGAACGTTGATTCAAAAACTGCTGTTGTATCTTCCGGTTTTAGTAGTGATGATACTTCCAGACATGATGCAGGAATTGAGCCTACGAATTCCAGGACTCAGAATGATGATTCAGAAGCTGTTTTAAGCAGGGTATCATCGTCTAGAGATGATGCAGAAATTCAGTTTGCTAATCCCAAAAGTCCGATTGAAGATATTGAAGTAGGCCATTCTAAACCTACTAGTTTAAGTGGCAGTTCTTCATTCAGAGATGATGCAGATATTCAGCCTGTAAAATCCGGGACAAAGAATGAGGATTCTAAAACTGCTCCCATGTCCTCTCATTTGAGCAGTGAGTCTTCATTTGCAGATGACACAAAAGTTCAATCTAAATTCCGCATGCAAAATGAGGATATTCAATCTCAGGTTGTGTCTTCACAATTAAGGAGTGAGTCTCCTCCTGGAGACGATACAGAAACTTGGCCTATCAAATCCAGTTTGCAGAATGAGGATTTTAAATCAGCTGACTCTTTTGAAGGTTCTGAAGTCAATCTCTCTGACCACAGGGATCCGATTCCTCGTTACATGGAAGACTTGGATAACGAAAGTCTGAGTAACAATCTAGACCCCGTTCAAGATGATGACAGTATTAAAGATAACCCCACTCACAAAGATTAA